The proteins below are encoded in one region of Girardinichthys multiradiatus isolate DD_20200921_A chromosome 19, DD_fGirMul_XY1, whole genome shotgun sequence:
- the LOC124884935 gene encoding RNA polymerase II elongation factor ELL-like, giving the protein MSALRENQCYGLSSGKLNPGGTVSVFHVKLTDSAARAIGTFQNGKSWSSCPTITFSGNQGRIAIPCSENGDEVRIFTFGVSSVARNSPHGSFDCVKQHSTGAAEELSCLGVIQKKMTVNATDDSYDKARQSLAQAEEETRSRGAIVIKNGARYQGKKVTVRAPAPALAKLTKPKHSSHSLLDNIKRGVNMTRLKKGPCTVSRKSVGDVGDRPLRERVMHLLALRPYKRPELILRLQKDGLTDGDKDVLDSVMAEVGQLSNRDSTFVLKDGLYKELQKDWPGYTLGDQQLLKRILVRRLFQPQQGLLTIPEAQVSPLRETPNSSPAHRPKHSLLDEYGEPLASKKPRISHLTIKSTSENFRQQSAKQEAEKGTEATAEDGQNNLLDPKRLFDSLSAVCQQEAEVAKRLEPTDSPQEEPKDPEKQQKPNSPPDHPTLPLVAPDLSRHTVKKKKSKHKDQEKDGWRDKKERRKDKVCSSEYSYNEVPLECTETSKLLFDSNVPQVDTDTAEYLSTYTVISSQNQRQSYKQDFNKEYNEYRDLHARIDSVTQQFMELDTQLKQLHHESHKYKTVRNKILQEYRKIKKSNPNYDQDKVRCEYLHNKLAHIKKLISDFDHQQQLTVDHSCPK; this is encoded by the exons ATGTCGGCTCTGAGGGAGAATCAGTGTTACGGACTGTCCAGCGGTAAACTGAATCCCGGCGGTACCGTCTCTGTTTTTCACGTAAAACTCACTGACAGCGCGGCAAGAGCCATCGGTACCTTCCAAAACGGCAAG agCTGGTCTTCCTGTCCGACCATCACTTTCAGTGGTAACCAAGGG AGAATTGCAATCCCCTGCTCAGAAAATGGAGATGAAGTGCGGATCTTCACCTTTGGAGTGAGCAGCGTCGCTCGCAACAGCCCGCATGGAAGCTTTGACTGCGTCAAACAGCACAGCACAGG TGCTGCTGAGGAGCTGTCATGTCTTGGGGTGATTCAGAAGAAGATGACAGTCAACGCCACGGATGACTCGTACGATAAGGCTCGTCAGAGCCTGGCCCAGGCCGAGGAGGAGACGCGCAGCCGAGGAGCTATTGTCATCAAGAACGGAGCACGCTACCAGG GCAAGAAGGTGACTGTGCGGGCTCCGGCTCCTGCACTGGCCAAGCTGACCAAGCCCAAACACTCGTCTCATTCCCTCCTCGACAACATTAAGAGGGGGGTCAACATGACGAGGCTGAAGAAGGGTCCCTGTACGGTGAGCAGGAAAAGTGTGGGTGACGTTGGAGACCGACCCCTCAGAGAGAGAGTAATGCACCTGCTGGCTCTGAGGCCGTACAAGCGGCCCGAGCTGATCCTGAGGCTGCAAAAAGACGGACTTACAGATGGAGACAAAGATGTGCTGGACTCAGTTATGGCGGAG GTGGGACAGCTCAGTAACAGAGACAGCACATTTGTTCTGAAGGACGGTCTCTATAAGGAGCTGCAGAAGGACTGGCCAGGCTACACCTTAGGGGACCAGCAGCTTCTTAAACGCATCCTTGTCAG GAGACTTTTCCAACCACAGCAGGGCCTCCTCACCATCCCTGAGGCCCAGGTCAGCCCACTTCGAGAGACCCCCAACTCTTCACCAGCACACCGCCCAAAACACTCCCTACTTGATGAATACGGCGAGCCTCTGGCCAGCAAAAAGCCCAGAATATCCCACTTAACAATCAAATCAACAAGTGAGAATTTCAGACAGCAGTCAGCTAAACAAGAAGCTGAGAAAGGCACAGAAGCAACAGCAGAAGACGGACAAAATAACCTGCTTGACCCTAAAAGACTATTTGACTCGCTGTCAGCAGTTTGTCAACAGGAAGCAGAAGTGGCTAAAAGGCTGGAGCCAACGGATTCTCCTCAAGAGGAACCTAAAGAcccagaaaagcaacagaaacccaACTCGCCCCCAGATCACCCCACTTTGCCTCTAGTAGCGCCCGATCTGAGCAGACACACagtgaaaaagaagaagagcaAACACAAGGATCAG gagaaagatggatggagagacaaaaaggaaagaagaaaagataAAGTTTGCAGTTCAGAATATTCATATAATGAAGTACCTTTGGAATGCACAG aaaCGAGTAAACTACTGTTTGACTCCAATGTACCTCAAGTCGACACCGACACAGCAGAATATTTATC GACGTACACGGTGATTTCCAGCCAAAACCAGAGACAGAGTTACAAACAGGACTTTAATAAAGAGTACAACGAGTACAGAGATTTACACGCTCGCATCGACAGCGTCACGCAGCAGTTCATGGAGCTGGACACTCAACTCAAGCAACTTCACCACGAGTCGCATAAATACAAG ACAGTTCGGAATAAAATCCTGCAAGAGTACCGCAAAATTAAAAAG TCCAATCCCAACTACGATCAGGACAAAGTTCGCTGTGAATATCTGCACAACAAGCTGGCCCACATCAAGAAGCTCATATCAGACTTCGaccaccagcagcagctcaCTGTGGATCACTCCTGTCCCAAATGA